In the Sphingomonas insulae genome, one interval contains:
- a CDS encoding glycosyltransferase, whose product MNQATTQKVSRTVRDRRLRVGLLSPWASRLGGGVFEAVVAHAAMLCAAGADPVIFALEDLHSADDRSRFDGIPVQLGRTLGPSQIGYSPDLGRKLAAADIDLLHLHGIWMATSHLAERWAAVTRRPYVISPHGMLDPWITQRGQAKKAIARLGYEHRSWRRANLFHALTRAEAADIQRETGNDAIAVIPNAVDAHLYDNEGRDSATARIVYLGRIHPKKNIDGLIDAWQILVKQRGPAAPQLTIAGWGDPIHVAALQARIDLVLDSRLSFTGPVYGDAKRALIGSATALALPSHSEGLPMVILESWASGIPVAMSQHCNLPVGFTSGAAIDSGVDAHSIAAALAVLLDESGAARQRRRAAARDLATQCFSPQIVSEQWMAAYHRILERNS is encoded by the coding sequence ATGAACCAGGCTACAACACAGAAGGTGAGCAGGACAGTGCGCGATCGACGATTACGGGTTGGCCTGTTGTCGCCCTGGGCCTCGCGATTGGGCGGAGGCGTCTTCGAGGCAGTCGTTGCCCATGCAGCCATGCTGTGCGCAGCCGGCGCTGATCCCGTCATCTTTGCACTGGAGGACCTACACAGTGCGGACGACCGTAGTCGTTTCGATGGAATCCCGGTGCAGTTGGGGCGGACGTTGGGACCGAGCCAGATAGGATACAGCCCCGATCTGGGACGCAAGCTGGCCGCGGCCGACATCGACCTTCTACATCTTCATGGCATCTGGATGGCAACATCTCATTTGGCGGAGCGCTGGGCTGCCGTGACGCGTCGTCCATATGTCATCTCTCCACATGGAATGCTGGACCCTTGGATCACGCAGCGCGGGCAGGCCAAAAAGGCAATCGCCCGGCTTGGCTACGAACATCGCAGCTGGCGGCGTGCCAATCTTTTCCATGCACTTACCCGCGCTGAGGCCGCAGACATCCAGCGTGAAACGGGCAATGACGCTATTGCCGTCATTCCGAACGCCGTAGATGCGCACCTATATGACAATGAAGGGCGCGACTCGGCTACGGCCCGTATCGTCTATCTGGGTCGCATCCACCCTAAGAAGAACATTGACGGATTGATCGACGCTTGGCAAATTCTGGTCAAACAGCGGGGCCCAGCTGCACCACAACTTACGATCGCTGGTTGGGGGGATCCAATACATGTTGCCGCGCTGCAGGCACGTATCGACTTAGTTCTAGATTCCCGATTATCCTTTACCGGCCCCGTCTACGGCGACGCCAAGCGGGCATTAATTGGGAGTGCAACGGCGCTCGCCTTGCCATCTCATAGTGAGGGTTTGCCAATGGTAATCCTTGAAAGCTGGGCTTCCGGCATCCCCGTTGCCATGTCGCAACATTGCAACTTACCGGTCGGCTTCACCAGCGGTGCCGCCATCGACAGTGGCGTTGACGCCCATTCCATTGCAGCTGCACTAGCGGTCTTGCTCGATGAGAGTGGGGCC
- a CDS encoding glycosyltransferase family 2 protein, with the protein MIARSSSPTIAVVVATRGRAAEVCILLERLAQGHRRPDHVVIVGSSPADWAGTETAVLPVITLASSEPGLPRQRNAGVRHLLENAVAADVIVFFDDDFRPHRDWLDAAAAVFKTHEDVVGLTGAVLRDGAKTAAIDEAEASNVLAAWVRPAGEAAQSVPRLYGCNMAVRAAVFDRARFDERLPLYGWLEDLDFSGQLQGRQVLARHCAGVHLGSKGARVSGRRYGYSQIANPLYLAGKGTCPPLLTARFLAQALVLNALRAFYRHPLFDYRGRLDGNLRAFGDVLRGRLRPERILDL; encoded by the coding sequence ATGATCGCGCGTTCATCTTCGCCGACGATCGCTGTGGTCGTGGCGACCCGCGGGCGCGCGGCCGAAGTCTGCATATTGCTGGAGCGACTGGCCCAGGGTCATCGTCGCCCCGATCATGTGGTGATCGTCGGCAGCTCCCCTGCGGATTGGGCGGGAACGGAAACCGCCGTGCTGCCGGTGATCACGCTTGCCTCAAGCGAGCCAGGTCTTCCGCGGCAGCGCAATGCCGGTGTGCGCCACCTGCTCGAGAACGCCGTGGCTGCGGACGTTATTGTCTTCTTCGACGATGATTTCCGGCCTCATCGCGATTGGCTCGATGCGGCCGCGGCCGTGTTCAAGACGCACGAAGACGTCGTCGGCCTGACCGGCGCGGTTCTTCGGGATGGGGCCAAGACGGCTGCTATCGACGAAGCGGAGGCGAGCAACGTTCTTGCCGCCTGGGTGCGGCCCGCCGGGGAGGCGGCCCAATCCGTGCCGCGGCTATACGGATGCAACATGGCAGTACGCGCCGCGGTATTCGACAGGGCACGGTTTGATGAACGATTACCGCTTTACGGCTGGTTGGAGGATCTCGATTTCTCCGGCCAGCTGCAAGGTCGCCAGGTGCTTGCCAGGCATTGTGCCGGCGTCCACCTCGGTTCGAAGGGGGCCCGGGTCAGTGGACGCCGCTACGGCTATTCGCAGATTGCCAATCCGCTATATCTGGCAGGCAAGGGGACTTGTCCGCCGCTTCTCACCGCACGCTTTCTGGCCCAGGCGTTGGTATTGAACGCGCTGCGGGCTTTCTACCGGCATCCTCTATTCGATTATCGCGGCCGGCTGGACGGCAATCTGCGCGCGTTCGGCGACGTGCTTCGAGGAAGGCTGCGTCCGGAGCGAATATTGGACCTGTAG
- a CDS encoding WcaI family glycosyltransferase, with the protein MKLLILGINYAPEKIGIAVYTSDLARSLLQAGHDVRVLTAKPYYPEWQVQHAYRRPFWWSETCDGVRVLRCPIYVPSHPSGVRRLLHHASFALSVLVPGLWSGFRWRPDAVLCIAPSLMAAPVGWAAARLAGSIAWLHIQDFEVEAAVATGLLNGNSKAARLARSVERTIMGLFDRVSSIGPEMCRRLDDLGVPASRIRQMRNWADLHAIRPQGAQSPYRQELGITTPYVALYSGNIANKQGIEIVVAAARRLKHRHDLTIVICGDGPNRAALEQQADGCHNIVIAGLQPKDRLSDLLSLATVHLLPQKGNAADLVLPSKLTNMLASGRPVVATASAGTGLAREVEGCGLVTPPEDEVAFANAIERLLDDASLRDRCSRAARQRAEQSWNKEVTVQGFLDDLSSVVAGVKPVGVSR; encoded by the coding sequence ATGAAGCTGCTGATTCTGGGCATAAACTATGCACCCGAGAAAATCGGGATCGCGGTATATACGAGCGATCTGGCGAGGTCGCTCTTACAGGCGGGTCACGATGTGCGCGTGTTGACTGCCAAGCCTTATTATCCCGAGTGGCAGGTTCAGCACGCCTACCGTCGCCCTTTTTGGTGGAGCGAAACCTGTGATGGGGTGCGGGTTCTACGCTGCCCCATCTATGTGCCCTCCCATCCCTCGGGTGTCCGACGATTGCTGCACCATGCCAGCTTTGCATTGAGCGTGCTGGTTCCGGGATTGTGGAGCGGCTTTCGCTGGCGTCCCGATGCTGTATTGTGCATCGCGCCTTCGTTAATGGCGGCCCCGGTCGGCTGGGCTGCCGCCCGTCTGGCTGGATCGATCGCCTGGTTGCATATTCAGGACTTCGAAGTGGAGGCAGCGGTTGCGACCGGGCTGCTCAATGGCAATTCCAAAGCCGCGCGACTCGCCAGGTCCGTGGAACGCACGATCATGGGGCTGTTCGATCGGGTGAGCAGTATCGGGCCTGAAATGTGCCGTCGCCTAGATGATCTTGGTGTGCCCGCGAGTCGAATTCGGCAGATGCGCAACTGGGCGGACCTCCATGCGATCAGACCGCAAGGCGCTCAATCGCCCTATCGGCAGGAACTCGGCATTACGACGCCCTATGTCGCATTATATTCGGGCAACATCGCCAACAAGCAAGGGATCGAGATCGTGGTGGCCGCGGCCAGGCGACTGAAGCACCGCCACGACCTTACCATCGTCATCTGCGGTGATGGCCCCAACCGCGCGGCACTGGAGCAGCAAGCAGATGGCTGCCATAACATCGTCATAGCCGGTCTGCAGCCAAAAGACCGCCTATCCGATCTGCTGTCGCTCGCCACGGTTCACCTGTTGCCGCAGAAGGGTAATGCGGCTGACCTGGTACTGCCGTCCAAATTGACCAACATGCTCGCGTCCGGGAGACCAGTCGTCGCAACCGCATCCGCCGGCACCGGCTTGGCGCGCGAAGTGGAGGGATGCGGGTTAGTTACCCCTCCCGAAGACGAAGTGGCGTTTGCCAATGCGATCGAGCGGCTGCTTGACGATGCTTCGCTCCGGGACCGGTGCAGCCGTGCGGCACGACAACGAGCGGAGCAGAGCTGGAACAAGGAAGTGACGGTGCAAGGGTTCCTGGACGACTTGAGCTCGGTGGTCGCCGGGGTCAAACCTGTCGGAGTAAGCCGGTGA
- a CDS encoding STELLO glycosyltransferase family protein: MTETKNPKAAVVLTSIAAPNAVMKAISADCRERGLDFYVVGDTKSPDEFELEGCRFYSYAAQRELAFVTAGLCPTRHYARKNIGYLLAIQTGVELIIETDDDNLPGPDFYEALPLEATLPAVAQAGWVNVYRYFTDGLIWPRGLPLDEINAPLPVLLEPQAVRIPIQQGLANENPDVDAIYRLALPLPFNFDKSQRVALSAGTWCPYNSQNTIHYSEAFPLLYLPAYCSFRMTDIWRSFVAQRIAGVNGWSILFREATVVQDRNDHSLMRDFEDEISGYLGNRKIAEALDALDLKAGTDLGTMGENLRKCYGALVDGDYVGAEELPLLDAWLTDLATILG; encoded by the coding sequence ATGACAGAAACCAAGAACCCAAAAGCCGCCGTCGTTCTGACCTCGATTGCCGCCCCCAACGCGGTGATGAAGGCGATCTCTGCCGATTGCCGTGAACGCGGACTGGACTTCTACGTCGTGGGAGACACCAAATCGCCTGACGAGTTCGAGCTGGAAGGATGCCGCTTCTATAGCTACGCTGCCCAGCGCGAACTCGCCTTTGTGACGGCGGGGCTGTGCCCGACGCGTCATTACGCGCGCAAGAACATCGGATATCTGCTGGCGATCCAGACGGGTGTCGAGCTGATCATCGAAACCGACGACGACAATCTGCCAGGTCCCGATTTTTACGAGGCGTTGCCGCTAGAAGCGACGCTGCCGGCCGTTGCGCAAGCCGGTTGGGTTAACGTCTATCGCTACTTCACCGACGGACTAATCTGGCCGCGCGGACTGCCGCTGGACGAGATCAACGCCCCGCTGCCTGTACTGTTGGAGCCGCAGGCTGTGCGCATTCCCATCCAGCAAGGGCTGGCGAATGAGAACCCGGACGTGGATGCCATCTATCGGCTCGCACTGCCGTTGCCGTTCAACTTCGACAAATCGCAGCGTGTGGCGCTGTCCGCCGGGACATGGTGCCCTTACAACAGCCAAAACACGATCCACTACAGCGAAGCCTTCCCGCTTCTTTATCTGCCGGCTTACTGCAGCTTCCGTATGACGGATATCTGGCGCAGCTTTGTCGCGCAACGGATTGCAGGCGTGAACGGTTGGTCCATCCTGTTCCGAGAGGCAACGGTTGTTCAGGATCGCAACGACCATAGTCTGATGCGCGATTTCGAGGACGAAATTAGTGGCTATCTTGGCAATCGCAAGATCGCTGAAGCCTTGGATGCTCTGGACCTCAAGGCCGGTACCGATCTGGGTACCATGGGGGAAAATCTGCGCAAATGTTATGGCGCGCTGGTTGATGGCGACTACGTCGGAGCGGAGGAGCTGCCGTTGCTTGACGCATGGCTGACCGATCTGGCGACGATCCTTGGCTGA